A window of Xyrauchen texanus isolate HMW12.3.18 chromosome 10, RBS_HiC_50CHRs, whole genome shotgun sequence contains these coding sequences:
- the glmp gene encoding glycosylated lysosomal membrane protein: protein MSMIKTHLICSALFVVFGCAFAFLGNGEKFRRKVTIELNPGLKPPSTLPPGVGLVHVRALGDNDTLHFFLYNHGAPAVLLVHSNSTESTVQVDWPEFINRSSSGSLKVEPERSVQFSRALVFTRLWEYSDVNNTADPQHTAESSFYPPYELQNFIWSGLNASVNQSDHTVTFCGGDESVSFINGSLCLQFSAFESEGRPSAWPSLRHNANCSQLHVWLDGVTPRANYSRFSLELQTVGDSGFQGRVDVRSSIDDEYTPSIFKVSQWVSSPVNTSTVWGYTQWKPVAYRKPKPVFEDATPCMHSEPVPMTQLPPSGLVQAYFKDSQTYGLNISFGIAGDPFYNATNYLSWSVLMGMGNPPVDSFSTLILAIMAVGLGAPLVIVIVGGVYVLIRKRTSQSTGYEPIN, encoded by the exons ATGTCGAtgattaaaacacatttaatctgTTCGGCGCTGTTTGTTGTGTTCGGTTGTGCGTTTGCATTCCTGGGAAATGGAGAGAAATTCCGACGGAag gtcactATAGAACTGAACCCTGGATTGAAGCCCCCCTCCACACTGCCCCCTGGAGTCGGTCTGGTGCATGTGCGAGCACTGGGGGACAATGACACActtcatttctttctttataaTCATGGAGCCCCAGCAGTGCTGCTGGTCCACAGTAACAGCACAGAATCGACAGTGCAGGTGGACTGGCCTGAGTTTATAAACCGCAGTTCATCCGGCAGCCTGAAGGTGGAGCCAGAGAGAAGCGTGCAGTTCAGCCGTGCACTAGTTTTCACTAGA ctCTGGGAGTACAGTGACGTCAATAACACGGCTGACCCACAGCATACTGCCGAGTCAAGTTTTTACCCTCCTTACGAGCTCCAGAACTTCATCTGGTCGGGTTTGAACGCATCTGTCAACCAATCCGACCACACGGTAACGTTCTGCGGAGGTGACGAATCCGTCAGTTTCATCAACGGCTCCCTCTGTCTGCAG TTCTCAGCGTTTGAGTCAGAAGGTCGCCCGTCGGCGTGGCCGAGCCTCCGCCATAACGCAAACTGCAGCCAGCTCCACGTGTGGTTGGACGGCGTGACGCCGCGAGCCAATTACTCGCGATTCTCTCTGGAGCTCCAGACCGTTGGCGACTCTGGATTCCAGGGACGAGTAGATGTTCGAAGCTCCATCGATGATGAATACACTCCCTCCATTTTTAAG GTGTCACAGTGGGTCTCGTCTCCGGTCAACACCAGCACTGTTTGGGGCTACACGCAGTGGAAACCTGTTGCGTATCGCAAACCCAAACCTGTGTTTGAGGACGCCACACCCTGCATGCACTCTGAACCCGTTCCCATGACCCAGCTCCCTCCGTCTGGTCTGGTTCAGGCGTATTTCAAAGATTCTCAAACGTACGGGCTGAACATAAGCTTCGGAATCGCTGGAGACCCGTTTTACAACGCAACCAATTACCTCAGCTG GTCTGTTTTAATGGGCATGGGCAATCCACCGGTCGACTCGTTCTCCACTTTAATCCTTGCCATCATGGCTGTTGGACTCGGCGCTCCACTGGTGATCGTTATCGTGGGTGGAGTTTATGTTTTGATCCGAAAGAGGACGTCGCAATCAACGGGATATGAGCCAATCAACTGA
- the LOC127650432 gene encoding transmembrane protein 79-like: protein MTELLVIKPERVDERKPLTTSENFQELQRSDGDHTEPRTLQWHEDRGPDHRSPEGQTSSQEQVSGMESSRELERGEHWMGMEEKKSDDERGDQDSGDGSLADDEKEDDDDEIGCDRVRAHWMPEKAGQLFTPNIMIVQPTCHQQDLNESSVMKEEIQMEKAPLYTQNFHMSQPKHFHPQWIEDIEKPKDSCCGEIVRVCVFITAAAVIFPLLTWGGYELLPFKIPLLDSTPFRLVYTLRCAFFATIPIVLGVLVQGASRLRFGTLKPLFVGTWEIRQVAVHSHYVRESLHLYLLYFMQLAVMATYIQQEMLKLVPLLTIIFVIGRLIYWVCVVYGSSVRALGFGLSFLPLLALLGANLYFIGSVGGAEVIFDVAPPTTPPPPKLRWWG, encoded by the exons ATGACCGAGCTCCTCGTCATTAAACCTGAAAGAGTTGATGAGAGGAAACCGCTCACTACCAGCGAGAACTTCCAAGAACTTCAGAGGTCTGATGGAGATCACACAGAACCCAGAACCCTGCAATGGCACGAGGATCGAGGACCAGACCACCGCTCACCTGAAGGACAGACGTCCAGCCAGGAGCAGGTGAGTGGAATGGAGAGTTCCAGAGAGCTGGAGAGAGGAGAGCACTGGATGGGCATGGAGGAGAAGAAGAGTGATGATGAAAGAGGAGATCAGGACAGTGGAGACGGCTCATTGGCTGATGATGAGaaagaggatgatgatgatgaaatcgGTTGCGATAGGGTACGTGCGCACTGGATGCCAGAGAAAGCCGGACAGCTCTTCactccaaacataatgatagtGCAGCCGACCTGCCATCAGCAGGACCTGAATGAAAGCAGTGTGATGAAAGAGGAGATACAGATGGAGAAAGCTCCTCTATACACGCAAAACTTTCACATGAGCCAACCAAAACACTTCCACCCACAGTGGATAGAAGACATTGAAAAACCCAAAG acagtTGCTGTGGAGAgattgtaagagtgtgtgtgtttattacggCTGCAGCAGTTATTTTTCCGTTACTAACGTGGGGCGGGTACGAGCTCCTGCCCTTTAAAATCCCTCTTCTCGACAGTACCCCCTTCAGGCTGGTCTATACTCTACGCTGTGCGTTTTTCGCCACCATTCCAATAGTGCTGG GGGTGTTGGTTCAGGGTGCGTCCCGTCTGAGGTTTGGGACCCTGAAGCCGCTGTTTGTTGGGACGTGGGAGATTCGTCAGGTGGCCGTTCACAGTCACTACGTCAGAGAGTCCCTCCACCTGTACCTGCTGTATTTCATGCAGCTCGCTGTCATGGCGACCTACATCCAACAGGAGATGCTCAAACTGGTGCCGCTCCTCACCATCATCTTTGTGATTGGCCG ACTGATTTACTGGGTGTGCGTTGTTTATGGCAGCAGCGTACGAGCGCTGGGTTTCGGCCTCTCCTTCTTGCCCCTGCTTGCCCTTCTGGGGGCAAACCTTTACTTCATTGGCTCAGTGGGCGGAGCAGAGGTGATATTTGATGTGGCCCCTCCCActacacccccacccccaaagCTGAGATGGTGGGGGTGA
- the LOC127650465 gene encoding uncharacterized protein LOC127650465 yields the protein MYMTTEVISKSQPMFTTTEVIFESLPMYTTTEVVSESQSMFTTTEVIADSLSTTTEVVPETLSMLATTEVVLESLSTPTTTEVVPESLSTPMTTEVIPKSQSMPMTIEVVPESLSMPTEVIPESLFTVITTEVAPETLLCSRPLR from the exons atgtacatgacaacagag gtcatttccaagtctcagcCCATGTTCACGACTACAGAGGTCATCtttgagtctctgcccatgtacacgaccacggaggtcgtttccgagtctcagtccatgttcacgaccacagaggtcatagCCGATTCTCtgtccacgaccacagaggttgttcccgagactctgtccatgctcgcgaccacagaggtcgttctcGAGTCTCTGTCTacacccacgaccacagaggtcgtacCTGAGTCTCTGTCTacgcccatgaccacagaggtcattcccaagtCTCAGTCCATGCCCATGACCATAGAGGTCGTTCCTGAGTCTCTGTCCATgcccacagaggtcattcccgagtctctgtTCACGGTCAttaccacagaggtcgctcccgagactctgTTATGTTCACGACCATTGAGGTAA
- the LOC127650454 gene encoding glutathione S-transferase A-like — MAKDMMLYWCVGSPPCWRVMIALEEKNLQGYNNKQLSFEKEEQKTKQVTDLNPRGQLPTFKHGNIIVNESFAACMYLESAFKSQGTRLIPDNPTEQALVYQRMFETSNLQQKMYEVAFYEWLAPEGERHESALKRNKENLIAELKLWESYLEKMGKGSYLAGKNFSMVDVVCFPVIAYFPRLECPKERCPRLMEYYDMVKDRPSIKASWPAEWLEKPEKQYTLKNL; from the exons ATGGCGAAAGACATGATGTTGTACTGGTGCGTCGGTTCCCCGCCGTGCTGGAGGGTGATGATCGCGCTGGAGGAGAAAAACCTGCAGGgatacaacaacaaacaactgtcGTTTGAGAAAGAAGAACAGAAAACTAAACAAGTGACGGATCTCAATCCACGAGGACAG CTTCCAACTTTCAAGCATGGAAACATCATCGTGAACGAGTCGTTTGCTGCATGCATGTATCTGGAG AGTGCGTTCAAATCTCAAGGTACCCGTCTGATCCCAGATAACCCGACTGAACAAGCACTTGTTTATCAGCGCATGTTTGAGACCAGCAACCTGCAGCAGAAAATGT ATGAGGTGGCATTTTATGAGTGGTTGGCACCTGAGGGAGAGCGACATGAATCCGCCTTGAAGAGAAATAAAGAGAATTTAATTGCAGAGCTGAAACTGTGGGAGAGCTACTTGGAGAAG ATGGGGAAGGGGTCATACCTCGCTGGAAAGAACTTCTCCATGGTGGACGTTGTTTGTTTCCCAGTTATAGCATATTTCCCAAGACTTGA GTGTCCTAAAGAGAGATGTCCCAGACTGATGGAGTACTATGACATGGTGAAGGACCGTCCCAGTATTAAAGCCAGCTGGCCAGCTGAATGGCTGGAGAAACCAGAGAAACAGTACACTCTTAAGAACTTATGA